Proteins from a genomic interval of Caulobacter sp. NIBR1757:
- a CDS encoding S41 family peptidase, producing MSRLPILALIAALALAPAVSAQPAAPPPVAEAIAPEALRADFTDLYSRLRTAHIDLYAFTPRADLDRAFAATLKGLDEPLTRSQAEVRFQRFLALAKMGHIRIDVSRQPWEAYRAAGGKAFPLSLRVANGRVWVADAAVAGARRGDELISLEGQPMARWLVRTGATVSAETPYMRDSLLEYWFPRLLWQEIGPRDTYAVVLRRDGRRIAVTLPGVTRAEATAFAAAQPPLLNLDAPLREARVLPGGVAYLRPGPFYNAEAASEADMYDSRAFTAFIDKAFEQFLAAGATDLIIDLRGNPGGDNAFSDPMIAWFADRPFRFFSRFKVKASPEAMAANQARIDHDPVTAGEVSQIYARLYARARPGEVVDFPMPMAQPRTGGRFTGRVWLLIDRQSYSNAVNVSALVQDYRFGKVMGEATSDMATTFGAMEQFTLPRTGIVVGFPKARIVRPSGDPRPRGVTPDIPIASPIVATPDDPMLRAAIRRITTPQ from the coding sequence CGCCCTTGCCCTCGCCCCCGCCGTCTCGGCCCAGCCGGCCGCGCCGCCGCCGGTCGCCGAAGCCATCGCCCCCGAGGCCCTGCGCGCCGACTTCACCGACCTCTACAGCCGGTTGCGCACCGCCCACATCGACCTCTACGCCTTCACCCCCAGGGCCGACCTCGACCGCGCCTTCGCGGCCACGCTCAAAGGCCTCGATGAGCCGCTGACCCGGTCGCAGGCCGAGGTCCGCTTCCAGCGCTTCCTGGCGCTGGCGAAGATGGGCCACATCCGCATCGACGTCAGCCGCCAGCCCTGGGAGGCCTACCGCGCCGCCGGCGGCAAGGCCTTCCCGCTCAGCCTGCGGGTCGCGAACGGCCGCGTGTGGGTCGCCGACGCCGCCGTTGCCGGCGCCCGGCGCGGCGATGAACTCATCTCCCTCGAAGGCCAGCCGATGGCCCGCTGGTTGGTCCGTACCGGCGCCACGGTGTCGGCCGAGACGCCCTACATGCGCGACTCCCTGCTGGAATACTGGTTCCCCCGCCTGCTCTGGCAGGAGATCGGCCCCCGGGACACCTACGCCGTCGTCCTGCGCCGGGACGGCCGCCGCATTGCCGTGACCCTGCCGGGCGTCACCCGCGCCGAAGCGACCGCCTTCGCGGCCGCCCAGCCGCCGTTGCTCAATCTCGACGCGCCGCTGCGCGAGGCCAGGGTGCTGCCCGGCGGCGTTGCCTACCTGCGCCCCGGCCCTTTCTACAATGCCGAGGCCGCCAGTGAGGCGGACATGTACGACAGCCGCGCCTTCACCGCCTTCATCGACAAGGCCTTCGAGCAGTTCCTCGCCGCCGGCGCCACGGACCTGATCATCGACCTGCGCGGCAACCCCGGCGGCGACAACGCCTTCAGCGACCCGATGATCGCCTGGTTCGCCGACCGTCCCTTCCGCTTCTTCTCGCGGTTCAAGGTCAAGGCCAGTCCGGAGGCAATGGCCGCCAACCAGGCCCGCATCGACCACGACCCGGTGACCGCCGGCGAAGTCAGCCAGATCTACGCCCGCCTCTATGCCAGGGCCCGGCCGGGCGAGGTCGTGGACTTCCCCATGCCGATGGCCCAGCCCCGCACGGGCGGACGCTTCACCGGCCGCGTCTGGCTGCTGATCGACCGCCAGTCCTATTCCAACGCCGTCAACGTCTCCGCCCTGGTCCAGGACTACCGCTTCGGCAAGGTGATGGGCGAGGCGACCTCCGACATGGCCACCACCTTCGGGGCCATGGAGCAATTCACCCTGCCCCGCACCGGCATCGTCGTCGGCTTCCCCAAGGCCCGCATCGTCCGCCCCAGCGGCGACCCGCGCCCGCGCGGCGTCACCCCCGACATCCCGATCGCCTCCCCCATCGTCGCCACCCCCGACGATCCGATGCTGCGGGCGGCGATCCGCCGGATCACGACGCCGCAATAA
- a CDS encoding low temperature requirement protein A: MPDNPAPRSLLRTRTGHHAQVGNVELFFDLIFVFAVTQLSHGLIEHPTPTGLLHTAILLGAVWWGWIDTAWATNWLDVDRPLVRGLLFVMMGAGVVMSAALPEAFDEHGAAFGIAFAFFQILRTGFVLWAVRNDPVLRENFQRILVWHAAAALLWAAGGLAPEDARLGIWLAALALDSIAPALNFYVPGLGRSHTGDWTVEGHHLSERLSLFTIIALGESILVMGATAAGLDWTFANAAALLVSFLGSVAMWWIYFSASAGAATETIASARDPGRIARLAYTYVHVIPIAGIIITAVGDEWVLHHPLGHTDPKTALAVLGGPALYLLGVGLFKLAVFGKISPSRLAGLVLLGLVAPFSLMLPPLALAAIATGVLIVVGAWETIALSRGAESA, translated from the coding sequence ATGCCGGACAACCCCGCCCCCCGCTCCCTGCTGCGCACCCGCACCGGCCACCATGCCCAGGTCGGCAACGTCGAGCTGTTCTTCGACCTGATCTTCGTCTTCGCGGTCACCCAGCTCAGCCACGGCCTCATCGAACACCCGACCCCGACAGGCCTTCTCCACACCGCCATCCTGCTCGGCGCCGTCTGGTGGGGCTGGATCGACACCGCCTGGGCGACTAACTGGCTCGATGTCGACAGGCCGCTGGTCCGGGGTCTGCTGTTCGTGATGATGGGGGCCGGCGTCGTCATGTCTGCCGCCCTGCCGGAGGCCTTCGACGAGCACGGCGCCGCCTTCGGCATCGCCTTTGCCTTCTTCCAGATCCTGCGCACCGGCTTCGTCCTCTGGGCCGTGCGAAACGACCCGGTCCTGCGTGAGAATTTCCAGCGCATCCTCGTCTGGCATGCCGCCGCCGCCCTGCTGTGGGCCGCCGGGGGACTGGCGCCCGAAGACGCCCGCCTGGGGATCTGGCTTGCCGCCCTGGCCCTCGACAGCATCGCCCCGGCCCTCAACTTCTACGTCCCGGGCCTGGGCCGCTCCCACACCGGCGACTGGACGGTCGAGGGCCATCACCTGTCCGAGCGGCTCAGCCTGTTCACCATCATCGCGCTGGGCGAATCCATCCTGGTCATGGGGGCCACCGCCGCCGGCCTCGACTGGACGTTTGCCAACGCCGCCGCCCTGCTGGTCTCCTTCCTGGGCAGTGTCGCCATGTGGTGGATCTACTTCTCCGCCTCGGCCGGCGCCGCCACCGAGACCATCGCCAGCGCCCGGGACCCCGGCCGCATCGCCCGCCTGGCCTACACCTACGTCCACGTCATCCCGATCGCCGGCATCATCATCACGGCGGTCGGCGACGAATGGGTCCTGCACCATCCCCTTGGCCATACGGACCCCAAGACAGCGCTCGCCGTCCTCGGCGGCCCGGCCCTCTACCTGCTCGGCGTCGGCCTGTTCAAACTGGCGGTCTTCGGCAAGATCTCGCCCAGCCGCCTGGCCGGCCTTGTGCTGCTGGGGCTGGTCGCGCCGTTCAGCCTGATGCTCCCGCCCCTGGCGCTCGCGGCCATCGCCACGGGGGTGCTGATTGTCGTGGGGGCGTGGGAAACGATCGCGCTCTCGCGGGGCGCGGAGTCGGCCTGA
- a CDS encoding aromatic ring-hydroxylating dioxygenase subunit alpha has translation MADGETPKAKAPPTRFGTGFLRDIWYFAALSGDVKPGAMARHELLGEPVLIGRDRKGALFALRDVCPHRAAPLSAGKITTEADGETSVECPYHGWRFKGSGACAAVPSLTADQAMDVSRIRVKRYPVAESQGMVWVWMASDPRFDGEPAEPPPSFPGVVGGGPKIVDRMVFDSHIDHAVVGLMDPAHGPYVHQQWWWRSKGSQHDKAKKFEPREAGFSMIRHEPSKNSRAYAILGGEPLTEITFRLPGLRWEHITIGPRQVLSLTCLTPIHDTATRITQILWSDHPAFLFLRPFVAAGARAFLRQDAAMVNLQNEGLKYDPSLLWVDDADTQAKWYQQLKKEWTASRAGERAFENPVQAVTLKWRS, from the coding sequence ATGGCCGACGGCGAAACCCCCAAAGCGAAAGCCCCCCCGACCCGGTTCGGGACCGGCTTCCTGCGCGACATCTGGTACTTCGCGGCCCTGAGCGGCGACGTGAAACCGGGCGCCATGGCGCGGCACGAGCTGCTGGGCGAACCGGTGCTGATCGGGCGGGATCGGAAGGGGGCGTTGTTCGCCCTGCGCGACGTCTGTCCGCACCGGGCCGCGCCGCTGTCGGCCGGGAAGATCACCACCGAGGCCGACGGCGAGACCAGCGTCGAATGCCCCTATCACGGCTGGCGGTTCAAGGGCTCCGGCGCCTGTGCGGCGGTGCCGTCGCTGACCGCCGACCAGGCCATGGATGTCAGCCGCATCCGGGTGAAGCGTTACCCCGTGGCCGAGAGCCAGGGCATGGTCTGGGTGTGGATGGCATCTGATCCGCGCTTCGACGGCGAGCCGGCCGAGCCGCCGCCGTCGTTTCCGGGCGTGGTCGGAGGTGGGCCGAAGATCGTCGATCGCATGGTGTTCGACAGCCATATCGACCATGCGGTCGTCGGGCTGATGGATCCGGCCCATGGCCCCTATGTGCATCAGCAATGGTGGTGGCGGTCCAAGGGCAGCCAGCACGACAAGGCCAAGAAGTTCGAGCCGCGCGAGGCGGGGTTCTCGATGATCCGGCATGAGCCGTCGAAGAATTCGCGCGCCTACGCCATCCTCGGCGGCGAGCCGCTGACCGAGATCACCTTCCGCCTGCCCGGGCTGCGCTGGGAGCACATCACCATCGGGCCGCGGCAGGTTCTGTCGCTGACCTGCCTGACGCCGATCCATGACACGGCGACGCGGATCACCCAGATCCTGTGGTCGGACCACCCGGCGTTCCTGTTCCTGAGGCCCTTCGTGGCGGCGGGGGCGCGGGCCTTCCTTCGGCAGGACGCGGCAATGGTGAACCTGCAGAACGAGGGGCTGAAGTATGACCCGTCCCTGCTGTGGGTCGATGACGCCGACACCCAGGCCAAGTGGTACCAGCAGCTGAAGAAGGAATGGACGGCGTCGCGGGCGGGCGAGCGGGCGTTCGAGAATCCGGTGCAGGCCGTGACGTTGAAGTGGCGGAGCTAG
- a CDS encoding LemA family protein has translation MNRVTSMFRVLPVLLLGAVLAGCGINTIPTRDEAVKAAWGNVQNQYQRRADLIPNLVATVKGYAAQEKDVLVAVTQARASATQVKVDASTITDPAKFAEYQAAQDNLTGVLGRLMVIQEQYPDLKSNANFLALQSQLEGTENRISVARTDYNEAVQAYNTSLRTFPTSIWAGTFYRGQKPALPFQAAASAQTAPSVNFDAPPPPKVQ, from the coding sequence ATGAACCGTGTGACCTCGATGTTCCGCGTCCTGCCCGTCCTGCTGCTGGGCGCCGTGCTCGCCGGCTGCGGCATCAACACCATTCCGACCCGGGACGAGGCCGTGAAGGCCGCCTGGGGCAACGTCCAGAACCAGTACCAGCGCCGCGCCGACCTGATCCCCAACCTCGTCGCCACCGTGAAGGGCTACGCCGCCCAGGAGAAGGACGTGCTGGTGGCGGTGACGCAGGCCCGGGCCAGCGCCACCCAGGTCAAGGTCGACGCCTCGACCATCACCGATCCGGCCAAGTTCGCCGAATACCAGGCGGCGCAGGACAACCTGACGGGCGTGCTCGGCCGCCTCATGGTCATCCAGGAGCAGTATCCGGACCTGAAATCCAACGCCAACTTCCTGGCCCTGCAGAGCCAGCTGGAAGGCACCGAGAACCGCATCAGCGTCGCCCGCACCGATTACAACGAGGCGGTCCAGGCCTATAACACCAGCCTGCGCACCTTCCCGACCTCGATCTGGGCCGGCACCTTCTACCGCGGCCAGAAGCCGGCCCTGCCGTTCCAGGCCGCGGCCTCCGCTCAGACGGCGCCGAGCGTCAACTTCGACGCCCCGCCGCCGCCGAAGGTCCAGTAG